CCTGCAGATGAACCATCTTTCTCTCTGCTGGTGGAAAAATCGATCAAGCTTCTGTCGGCAAAATCAGACAAGGGATTCGTGCTGGTATTGATCTGCGACCGGATTTCCCAGGCTTTAAGGAATCATGACGTAAAAGCCTTTGTGACCCAGTTCGAGATGCTGGACAAATGCTGCGCCGGGATCGTGGATTTCCAGAAGGCCCTCCCTGATCCCCTTTTTCTGCTGATGTCGCCATTTTCGACCTGTCCGCCCATGCTGTCCGAGAAAAACGACCTGGCCTATCTTCCGAACATCAAAGCTTCAGCTGAATACATGGCTGCCAAAATCGATACATCCGGCGAAAATGTTGGCTGGGTGATGAGCAAGTATGCAGGCGTGGAAAACCTGAGCGAAAAGGAAAAAAGCAAGGTTTTCTATGATTTGAAAAACGAATTCCTGCCGCTGGCCATCGGAGATGTGGTTTCAGACAGGCTGGGAATTTATTTTCTGGAACCTACCATTCAGAAAACTCTTGCCTCTACTTACGGCAATTCTGCGGAAATCACACCCTACTTCGTGGCAGGTCCCAATCAAGACAAGTTCAGCATTTTCATGCAGAATTATCAGGTAGGCAAGCTTCTGATCAGCGGACTTTCCGAGTAACCAGGCAGAAAATCGAATTCCGCAGAGGTCTCTTATTAAAATCGAAATCAGACGATTATCTCAAGAATTGATCCCTGATTTTTACAGGGTACATGACCCTGAAAACGGAGAAGGCTGGTGCAATTGCGTGGCCTGGCACCTGCCGACCTGGGACGGCTGGGATAAGCGTACTGCAAAAGAAAACCGTGAACTTCGCAACAAACTGTTCAGCAGCGGGGAATATGATGGCTATCTGCTTTATCTTGACGGAGTCCCCTGCGGCTGGTGCCAGACCGGTCAGCGGGACAGGCTGCCGAAACTCCTGAAAGCGTTTAATCTTTTACCTGATTCTGAAACCTGGGCCATCACCTGCCTGTTGATCATTCCTTCGCAAAGAGGGAAGGGTCTCTGCAATGCTTTTTTATCAGGAATCGTGGCTGACCTGAAAAATTCAGGTGTCAGGAAAATCGAAGCCTATCCAAAAAGTAAATCTGATCTCGCACCAGGTGATGCCTGGATGGGGCCTCTCAAGGCTTTCGAAAAAGCGGGTTTCCAAAAGATCCGCGATCTCAGCGGCAATGCGCTGATGGCTGTTACATTTGAGTAAAGTAATGATTCCAGCAGTAATCGGGTATCTCCTGAATGATGATCAAAGACTGCTTAATCTTTGTGGAGATTTTTTATTTGTTTCAGGTGTTGTCTGCATCATAACTTATAAAGCGATGCAAGCTCTTGAAAAATCAAACTCTGTTTTAAATCCCTACAAGGCATCCCTGAAAATGCTGATGATTGTGGGAATAATTCAAATTATTCTTGGTGTAATTATATTTATCTTGCATCTAAGAGCATGAAAAACTTTACTTTGTCCACACCGCATAGCCGGCACCGCTGGCTGCCAGAGTCCAGCCTGAGGCTGGAGACCAGTCGCCAGGGCCGATCTTCACGATCAGATTTTTACCGACCTGAGCTACATATTTGGAATTGTCAGCTATCGGAATCGTGATGTCACTGGTAGAGGTGATGCCTGCCTGCTGCCGGATTTCGATCAGTTTCTTGATCTCAGCTTGAATTCCAGTGCCCCAGTCGAAATAATGGCACCAGTAAACGCAGGGAGTGCCCGGATGAGTCAGGATATAGGCATAGCCCATCAGCACCTTGTCGCCAGGGAATGGCCAGTGATTCTGCCCGCCTGAACCGCCAGTGCTCGGTCCTGTGTCATGATTGTCTACGAATGTCACTGCCTTGGCCGGCCACCAGCCGATCAGTCCTGCCGGCTTGCCGTCTTTGTCCTTGAGCCTGTAAAATTCGTTTGTAGTCACGCAGTGCTGCAGCAGTCCCTTGGTGGTGAAATCAAAGGCCGCGGAATTGCCGCCTGCTGCATCCAGCCAGTTGCAGATCATCTGCCGGTTGACGTCAGGATTATTGATGTTGAGGTCTCCCCACCATTCGCCTACGGAAAAATACGGTGTGGTGGCCTGATTATACATGTCTGTGAAACTCCCGTGATATCCACGCACGAAATCATAGCGCCAGCCGTCGAAACCGACGTCGGATCTAAGCAGTTTCAGCCAGTCGATGATGCTCTTGCGCACATATTCCTTGTTGTGGTCGATGTCCCGGGCTGCGCTGTAACTGGCTCCGGTATCTGTACCGCCTTGTGCGCCGGGCCATTCGTCGTCGCAGCAGACCGAATCAGGTCCCCATTGCGGATCCGTGAAATCAGCCCAGTCCTTGGTGCCGCAACGGTGATTGATCACTATGTCTGCGAGAGCTTTGAGATTGTATGAATGGAGCTTATTGACTGCGCTCTTGAGCTGATCTTTGGTACCGTAAGGGGTGTCAAGACACGACAGGCGGGTTGGAAGGTATCCTTCGGATGCTGCCGAAGTTGAGCAGGGAGGAAGCCAGACCATGGTGAAATGCCCGTCCGCAATTTTGCCGGCATTCTGCTCAATCACACCCCACCAGGGTGAAGACTTCCAGGAATACCAGTGAAATCCCTGCAGCATTACACCTGAATAATTCCCGTCCAGATTGCCGGATTGAACTGATGATGTAAAAAAGAAAATCAATAAAACGAGGATATAAATCGATCTTGCATTCTGCATGCTGCCCCCGGGACTCAAATTCGGTTCCTGGCCGAAGTATAACTCTGAATAAAGATTGGGACAAGTTACAATTTGTTACAAATTATTACAAATTGCGCCTTACGCAGATAAGGTTATTAATCTGACTGTATTTTGACTGTGTGTAATCCGGAATCAGAAAGGGGAGACAGGCTCCCCTTTATTACAATCTCAAAGTCGGATTACTGATTACCGTCCGGTGATGGTGGGGGAGTTTGCGGATTCTGCGGAGGAGCTGGCATTCCAAGCATCTCCATGATCTCTTCCATCATTGCTTTTCTCTGCTGAGGTTCGATCTGGCCTTTGCCGCTCTGATCGTATTTCTTCTCAATCGTCTGGCGGGCGCTGTTCCAGGCGCTGATTTCTTTCGAATCCAGGTGACCGTTCTTGTCCGTATCAAATTTCTTCAAAATAAACTGCTGCATCATGCCGCCGTTCATGTCCCGGTTCTCTGCTCCAGCTCCGCCCACGATCTGTCTGATCTGCATGACAATGCTTGTCAGCTGTGTCAGTTCCTGCATGCAGACCGCGAATTCGTCCCTGTCCAGGGTTCCATTATGGTCTCTGTCAAGTTCTTCAAAGGAGGGAACGCGAAAATCAATGTTCCTGAAACCGTTCATGCGTCCCATCTGTGGCGGCATCTGTCCTGCCGGTCTGGCCTTGTCAGAGGTATTCTGCGGCGCAGCAGGTTTTTTGTCGGCCGCAAGCACCAGCGAAAAAAGCAGTAGAAATACTGACAAAATCGCGATTCTAATCATAGCACCTCCAGGAAATCTTAGATTTGCTGATTTTACCACAGAGATGCAATTTTTATCAATGAACCGATCGATTTCTATTTCCCGGATGCGGCAATGACGTTGGCTGCTTCCAGGGCTGCGACACGTACATTGTAATTCTCATCATTCACTGCGATCTGCCTGAGGAGAGACAGTTGCCCCATAGCGCCGGACCCGATTCTGCCCAGAGATTTAGCCGAATGCAACCTGACAAAAGAATCCCCGTCTGAGAGGCCCCTGGCATATGCCTGCAAAGCTTTGGCCTGGTCATTTTCCAGTTTTTTCAATACTGCTGCTGCATACTCCCTCAGATAGGAATCGCTGCAATCGAGAGCTTTGATAAAAATAGGAGATGCCTCGACTTTGTCGATTGTGATGGCGTCCAGGGCTTTGATTGCGAACTGGCGGAGATATGGATCATCGCTGGTTAAAACACCAGTCAGGGCTGGGACAGCTTCCCCGGCATCTTTACCTGCCTTTTCCAGCCCAATTGCAGCAAGGCGTCTGGATTCCGGGTCTTTTTCATTCAGGGACTTGATCAGTAATTGGATAGTATCAGCCCCAGCCCGGAGATTCCCAATGATCTTTAAACAACAGTGATGAATTTCCAGATCCGGGTCAGTCAGTTTTTTCAGGATCGAGGGCAGGATGGATGCAGATAAACCGCCGATCCGGTCAAGTATTCTAAGCGCGGATTTGACTTCACCTGTATCGCTGCTTTCCAGGATCGGGATCAAGTCCAAAACAGCGGCGGAACCGAACCTGACCAGGGAAGATTCAGCATTAGTAATCACTGCTGTATCGCTATCTTTAAGCGATTCAATCAGGGAGTGGATTGCCAAGCTTTGGTTCCGGTTATAGAAACCCAGCGACGCAACAACTGTGGAGCGGATGTAAGGATCAGTGCTTTTCAGGGCATCCAGAAGTTCAGGCAGGGTTTCTACGGTTGAGACCAGATTTCTCAAAGATGCCTCGGCCTGGGACCGGACATAATTACTTCTATCTTTAAAGGCTGAGAGGATCAGGGGATAGGCGATCCTGAAATCGGGTTCGATGACTCCGATGGTTTGAAGAATGAGGCAGCGGATTTCACGGTTTGGGGTTGAAAAAATATCCGCCAGGGCCTGTGCCGCGCCTGATGAAGCCTTCTGATATTTCCCAATTGACTGGATCACAAAGGTGCGGACCCTGAGGCCATCGACGGACAGAGCTTTTATCAGGTAGGGAAGTGCTCCGGGTTCGTCCAGACCGATTTTTTCCAGTGCGGTCTGATACTTTGGGAAGTCATCTGAATCGCAGGAGGAGAGGTTTTCGAGCAGCAGGGGATAAGCAGACAAGGCTTTCTTACCGAAATTTCCCAGGGATTCTGCGGCGTACAGTCTGACTCTGGGATCCTGACTTGAAAGGCAGGTGATGAGAGCAGGAATGGTGGTCGGAGTTTTCAGAAGTCCTGCAAGTGTTTCTGAGGCTGAACGGCAGGTGACAGGATTGGGATCTGAAAGCGATTTGATCAATTCGGGAATGGATGTGGACTGGCATCCAAGTTTCTGGAGCGAAGTAATGGCGTTCAGATTCACCTGCCCGCTCCCGTCGGGAATCACATTGACCAGGGCGGCGATGACTTCACTGCTCTTACAACCAGTCATTCCCAGAGCCAATGCGGCGGAACGCTGTATTTCCTGATTTTTGCTTTTCAGTGCTTTGACTAATCTGGGAACAGATTCAGGCGGGAATGAATTGAAATTTCGCAGATACCCAAGCGCTGAATTTCTGACTTCGTCATTCTCGTCAATCAGGCATTCGGTAACGGCCAGGGCGGCTATTTCTCCGGAGCTGGAAGTGAGCAGTGCTTCAAGTGCCGCAAGCCTTACCACCGGGACGGAATCAGACAGCATTTTCAGCAGTATCGGTTCAGATCCGGCAATTTTTCCAAGCGCGATCAGAGCCTGGATCCGGATGAGCGGGTTTTCGTTGTCCAGAGATTTGCTTAATGCTGCTCTGCCTTGCTCTGTTTCAGCGGCTGCGCTGATTTTTTTTCCGGAAAGTACCGAGTCTGCCTGGTTTTTACTCTGCTGAAGAAACAAAAGAGCAGGGAGCGAATCATTCTGCTGCAGGTATTTGTCCAGCAGATTGTTGCACTCCGCACGGACTCTGGGGTCAGAGTCTCTGAGGCCGCAGAAAAGCAGCGGAAGCGAATCTTTAGGGGCTGCTTTCAGTTTCAGCAGGGATCCGGCCATCAGGATCTTCGAATTGCTGTCCTCTTTGTCAAAGGCTTCGCTAAACCGCGAAATCACCTGAGATATGCCGATTAATCCGATTGAATGCAGGCGCAGCACGGCACCCGGGTCATTCAGGCTGAACAAAATAAGATTGTAGATCAAAATGATGAAAATCAGCAGGATCATAGCTGCGATCTTGAACTGAGGTGATTTCAACCAGTCAGGAATTTCCGGAGTTTTCAAGCTGAGCTGTAAAGGTTTGGCGGAAGTAAGATCCTCCCGTTTGATTGAGATTCTTGAGATTGGGGGAATTTTTGAAATTCTGTCAGGTTCCGGTTCCCGTCTGAGAGGGCTGACCGGTTTTGCTTTACTGGAGCTGTCCTCATCGAGATTAATCTCAAGGGCATGGTCCAGTTCTTTTTCCAGGGTTTCAACGGTCTCCTTGCGGTGTTCCAGAAAATCCAGGGATTTTTTCAGGAAAATATCCGCCACTTTCTGCATCCCTTTGTCCTGGTATTTTCTCAATGTCCGCAGGGCGTTGTTTTTAATGCTCAGATTTGGATTGTCAAGCAGCGGCAGCAGCAGCTCAATATTCTCTTCCGCAGGGTAATACTGGAGGACGAAAGCAGCGGAAGCAATCATGCTCGGCATCTTGGACTGCAGCATGTTTCGGATCACTTCCATGGCTCGTGCCTGATTCAGCTTGCTCACAGCTTTAAGGGCATTGGCGCGCACACGGTTGTCTTCATCATCGAATCTTGTCATTATATGGGGGTAGCACTTGGGATTGTCGATGTATTCAAGGGACTCCACTGCGCTCGCCCTGATCCTTGAATTCTCATTTTCAAGGTACGGAACGATCAGATTGATTTCCTGTTCGCTGCCGAGCTTGCCGATTGCCGTCAGGAGAGCTGAAATCACTGTAGGGTCCTGGTCATTGTTGAGGTAAAGCACCAGTTGAGACAGAGCATCGACTTTGTCGTCTGAAATTATCAATCCCTGAATCACCTGGAGTTTCTCGATCTGAGTGATTTCGCTGAAAACCTTGAATTTGCTGAAATCTATGCGCTGG
The nucleotide sequence above comes from Candidatus Wallbacteria bacterium. Encoded proteins:
- a CDS encoding GNAT family N-acetyltransferase, which produces MIPDFYRVHDPENGEGWCNCVAWHLPTWDGWDKRTAKENRELRNKLFSSGEYDGYLLYLDGVPCGWCQTGQRDRLPKLLKAFNLLPDSETWAITCLLIIPSQRGKGLCNAFLSGIVADLKNSGVRKIEAYPKSKSDLAPGDAWMGPLKAFEKAGFQKIRDLSGNALMAVTFE
- a CDS encoding alpha-amylase C-terminal beta-sheet domain-containing protein, whose amino-acid sequence is MQNARSIYILVLLIFFFTSSVQSGNLDGNYSGVMLQGFHWYSWKSSPWWGVIEQNAGKIADGHFTMVWLPPCSTSAASEGYLPTRLSCLDTPYGTKDQLKSAVNKLHSYNLKALADIVINHRCGTKDWADFTDPQWGPDSVCCDDEWPGAQGGTDTGASYSAARDIDHNKEYVRKSIIDWLKLLRSDVGFDGWRYDFVRGYHGSFTDMYNQATTPYFSVGEWWGDLNINNPDVNRQMICNWLDAAGGNSAAFDFTTKGLLQHCVTTNEFYRLKDKDGKPAGLIGWWPAKAVTFVDNHDTGPSTGGSGGQNHWPFPGDKVLMGYAYILTHPGTPCVYWCHYFDWGTGIQAEIKKLIEIRQQAGITSTSDITIPIADNSKYVAQVGKNLIVKIGPGDWSPASGWTLAASGAGYAVWTK
- a CDS encoding EF-hand domain-containing protein is translated as MIRIAILSVFLLLFSLVLAADKKPAAPQNTSDKARPAGQMPPQMGRMNGFRNIDFRVPSFEELDRDHNGTLDRDEFAVCMQELTQLTSIVMQIRQIVGGAGAENRDMNGGMMQQFILKKFDTDKNGHLDSKEISAWNSARQTIEKKYDQSGKGQIEPQQRKAMMEEIMEMLGMPAPPQNPQTPPPSPDGNQ
- a CDS encoding HEAT repeat domain-containing protein; its protein translation is MARISIKPEFNLSAREIINLLKSDQEKDRKQVVVYLTRNLSDENTKLLQNIAENDPSTEVRFFAKKAIRILKDGGLMEPGWLETQRIDFSKFKVFSEITQIEKLQVIQGLIISDDKVDALSQLVLYLNNDQDPTVISALLTAIGKLGSEQEINLIVPYLENENSRIRASAVESLEYIDNPKCYPHIMTRFDDEDNRVRANALKAVSKLNQARAMEVIRNMLQSKMPSMIASAAFVLQYYPAEENIELLLPLLDNPNLSIKNNALRTLRKYQDKGMQKVADIFLKKSLDFLEHRKETVETLEKELDHALEINLDEDSSSKAKPVSPLRREPEPDRISKIPPISRISIKREDLTSAKPLQLSLKTPEIPDWLKSPQFKIAAMILLIFIILIYNLILFSLNDPGAVLRLHSIGLIGISQVISRFSEAFDKEDSNSKILMAGSLLKLKAAPKDSLPLLFCGLRDSDPRVRAECNNLLDKYLQQNDSLPALLFLQQSKNQADSVLSGKKISAAAETEQGRAALSKSLDNENPLIRIQALIALGKIAGSEPILLKMLSDSVPVVRLAALEALLTSSSGEIAALAVTECLIDENDEVRNSALGYLRNFNSFPPESVPRLVKALKSKNQEIQRSAALALGMTGCKSSEVIAALVNVIPDGSGQVNLNAITSLQKLGCQSTSIPELIKSLSDPNPVTCRSASETLAGLLKTPTTIPALITCLSSQDPRVRLYAAESLGNFGKKALSAYPLLLENLSSCDSDDFPKYQTALEKIGLDEPGALPYLIKALSVDGLRVRTFVIQSIGKYQKASSGAAQALADIFSTPNREIRCLILQTIGVIEPDFRIAYPLILSAFKDRSNYVRSQAEASLRNLVSTVETLPELLDALKSTDPYIRSTVVASLGFYNRNQSLAIHSLIESLKDSDTAVITNAESSLVRFGSAAVLDLIPILESSDTGEVKSALRILDRIGGLSASILPSILKKLTDPDLEIHHCCLKIIGNLRAGADTIQLLIKSLNEKDPESRRLAAIGLEKAGKDAGEAVPALTGVLTSDDPYLRQFAIKALDAITIDKVEASPIFIKALDCSDSYLREYAAAVLKKLENDQAKALQAYARGLSDGDSFVRLHSAKSLGRIGSGAMGQLSLLRQIAVNDENYNVRVAALEAANVIAASGK